A single window of Nicotiana sylvestris chromosome 3, ASM39365v2, whole genome shotgun sequence DNA harbors:
- the LOC104232109 gene encoding LOW QUALITY PROTEIN: subtilisin-like protease SBT1.5 (The sequence of the model RefSeq protein was modified relative to this genomic sequence to represent the inferred CDS: inserted 2 bases in 1 codon) — protein MAFSFLYFFLSFFAITVSVSSTVDNPKTFIVHVQHDAKPSIFPTHEHWYESALRSLSTNTHSLEPGGVASENRIIHTYSNVFHGFSAKLLISDAKKLEALPGVLALIPEQVRHVQTTRSPEFLGLTSTDSAGLLKESDFGSDLVIGVIDTGIWPERKSFNDHDLSPVPAKWKGECVAGKDFPATSCNXGVRYFSKGYEATNGKMNETVEHRSPRDSDGHGTHTASIAAGRYVFPASTLGYARGVAAGMAPKARLAAYKVCWASGCYDADILAAFDSAVADGVDVISFSVGGVVVPYNLDAIAIAAFAANDAGIFVSASAGNGGPGGLTVTNVAPWVTTVGAGTIDRDFPADVKLGNGKIVPGVSIYGGPSLAPHKLYPLIYAGSEGSDGYSSSLCLEGSLNPNDVQGKVVLCDRGVNSRAVKGEVVKKAGGIGMILANGVFDGEGLVADCHVLPATSVGASAGDEIRKYISTASKSKSPPTATILFRGTIVNVKPAPVVASFSARGPNPETPEILKPDVIAPGLNILAAWPDGVGPSGIPSDKRRTEFNILSGTSMACPHVSGLAALLKAAHPGWSPAAIRSALMTTAYTVDNRGQIMMDESTGNSSTVMDFGAGHVHPQNAMDPGLIYDLTSYDYVDFLCNSNYTTKNVQVVTRKYSDCSGAKRAGHVGNLNYPSLSAVFQEYGKHKLSTHFIRSVTNVGDPYSVYKVTVKPPRGMVVTVEPEKLMFRRVGQKLNFLVRVQAEAVKLSPGSSIVKSGSLVWSDGKHEVKSPIVVTMQEPL, from the exons ATGGCATTttcctttctttactttttcctttcttttttcgcAATTACAGTTTCAGTTTCATCAACTGTGGATAACCCAAAAACTTTTATAGTTCACGTTCAACACGATGCAAAACCTTCGATATTTCCAACCCATGAGCACTGGTATGAATCGGCTCTTAGATCCCTCTCTACAAATACCCACTCGCTAGAACCAGGTGGGGTTGCGTCAGAAAATCGTATTATTCACACTTACAGTAATGTTTTTCATGGCTTTTCTGCTAAATTATTGATTTCGGATGCTAAAAAACTTGAGGCATTACCTGGGGTTCTTGCTCTTATACCTGAACAAGTTAGGCACGTGCAAACCACGAGGTCCCCTGAATTTCTAGGCTTGACTAGTACGGACAGTGCTGGGCTGCTTAAggaatcggattttggttcggaCCTTGTAATCGGAGTAATTGATACAGGGATCTGGCCGGAGAGAAAGAGCTTTAATGATCATGATCTTAGTCCTGTTCCGGCGAAATGGAAAGGCGAATGCGTGGCTGGCAAAGACTTTCCGGCGACTTCATGCAA CGGAGTGAGATATTTTTCCAAGGGATATGAGGCTACGAATGGGAAAATGAACGAAACTGTGGAGCATCGATCTCCTAGGGACTCCGATGGGCATGGGACCCATACAGCCTCAATTGCAGCAGGGAGGTATGTTTTTCCTGCGTCTACTCTCGGTTACGCGCGTGGTGTTGCTGCTGGAATGGCTCCAAAAGCTCGTTTAGCTGCTTACAAAGTGTGCTGGGCTTCAGGCTGCTACGACGCTGATATTCTTGCTGCTTTTGATTCCGCCGTTGCTGATGGTGTTGACGTCATCTCTTTTAGTGTTGGTGGCGTTGTGGTACCGTATAACCTCGACGCAATCGCCATTGCCGCCTTCGCTGCTAATGATGCCGGAATCTTCGTCTCTGCTTCCGCCGGAAACGGCGGGCCAGGAGGCCTCACAGTAACTAATGTAGCTCCTTGGGTCACCACCGTCGGTGCCGGAACAATCGACCGTGATTTCCCGGCAGATGTGAAACTTGGAAACGGGAAAATAGTTCCCGGAGTGAGCATCTATGGTGGCCCGTCGTTAGCTCCTCACAAACTCTACCCGCTAATTTACGCCGGGAGTGAAGGTAGTGATGGATATTCGTCTTCATTGTGTTTGGAAGGTTCATTAAACCCTAATGACGTTCAAGGCAAAGTTGTGTTATGTGACAGAGGCGTTAATTCGAGAGCTGTAAAAGGCgaagtggtgaagaaagcagGTGGAATAGGGATGATATTAGCCAATGGAGTTTTCGATGGGGAAGGATTAGTGGCTGATTGCCACGTGTTACCGGCAACGTCAGTTGGAGCTTCCGCCGGAGACGAAATAAGGAAGTACATATCTACAGCGTCAAAGTCCAAGTCACCCCCAACGGCGACGATTCTGTTCAGAGGCACAATTGTAAATGTGAAACCAGCTCCAGTAGTAGCGTCATTTTCAGCCCGAGGCCCAAATCCTGAAACACCGGAAATTCTAAAGCCCGACGTAATTGCACCTGGATTGAATATTCTCGCAGCTTGGCCTGATGGCGTCGGGCCGAGTGGGATTCCGTCGGATAAACGGAGAACAGAGTTCAACATTTTGAGCGGGACCTCCATGGCGTGCCCACATGTATCTGGGCTGGCAGCATTGTTGAAGGCGGCGCATCCGGGATGGAGCCCAGCAGCTATAAGATCGGCATTGATGACAACTGCATATACAGTGGATAATCGAGGTCAAATTATGATGGATGAATCTACTGGGAATTCATCGACGGTGATGGATTTTGGGGCAGGACATGTGCATCCTCAAAATGCAATGGACCCTGGTTTGATTTACGACTTAACTTCATATGACTACGTCGATTTCTTGTGCAATTCAAATTACACAACCAAGAATGTTCAAGTTGTTACAAGGAAATATTCAGATTGTAGCGGGGCAAAAAGAGCAGGCCATGTAGGTAATTTGAATTACCCTTCGCTTTCAGCTGTGTTTCAAGAATATGGAAAACACAAGTTGTCCACTCACTTCATTAGGTCTGTGACAAACGTCGGCGATCCATATTCTGTGTACAAGGTGACAGTGAAGCCGCCACGGGGTATGGTGGTGACAGTGGAGCCGGAGAAATTGATGTTTAGGAGAGTGGGACAGAAGCTTAATTTTCTGGTTAGAGTACAAGCTGAAGCAGTGAAGTTATCACCAGGGAGTTCAATAGTGAAAAGTGGTTCATTAGTTTGGTCAGATGGGAAGCATGAGGTGAAAAGTCCAATAGTTGTAACAATGCAGGAGCCTCTGTGA
- the LOC138888480 gene encoding uncharacterized protein: protein MGGMRPPNNMEPYPRPQGYNNQNQQQGYYLPQQQHGGRQEDGFARLEAMMQQVIGSNAKINERVDAHDAAIKNIEVQVGQISMSLNNCPHGTLPTDTQINPNHQGPKQLMAVSLRNGRDLDVEQERARETRQAETLIPVPIELDESTKLTEVPVQHAQEENSIQNATEKEAETVQEPVVDVAADKDQSQLIGKKRPPAPFPQRLAKYQKEEQYKKFFEMLKQIQINIPLIEALKEMPGYAKMMKDLMSRKFDFQDLATVTLTQTCSAVVTRPIAEKVSDPRSFTIPCTIGNFAFAKALCDLGANINLMPLAIYKRLSIGRARPTSMLLQLADRTVKRPSGILDDVLVQVGKFVFPADFVILDCRVDEEIPIILGIPFLTTRRALIDCETGELKMRR from the coding sequence atgggaggtatgagaccccctAACAATATGGAACCTTACCCAAGGCCACAGGGATATAATAATCAGAATCAGCAGCAGGGGTATTACCTTCCtcagcagcagcatggtggaaggcaggaagatgggtttgctagacttgaggcaatgatgcagcaggttattgggtctaatgcaaaGATTAATGAGAGAGTGGATGCACATGATGCAGCaatcaagaatattgaagtgcaggtGGGCCAAATTTCTATGTCTCTGAACAATTGTCCTCATGGGACACTACCTACAGACACCCAGATAAATCCAAATCATCAAGGCCCAAAGCAGCTGATGGCGGTAAGTCTACGTAATGGAAGAGATCTGGATGTAgagcaagagagggctcgagaaacTAGACAAGCCGAGACACTtataccagtgcccattgagctggatgagtcAACGAAACTGACAGAGGTGCCAGTCCAGCATGCCCAGGAAGAAAATAGCATCCAGAATGCGAccgagaaagaagctgagacagtCCAAGAACCAGTAGTTGATGTAGCAGCTGATAAGGATCAATCCCAgttgattgggaagaagagacctcctgcaCCTTTCCCTCAGAGGCTGGCTAAGTATCAAAAGGAGGAACAATACAAGAAGTTCTTCgaaatgctgaaacaaatccagaTAAACATACCATTGATTGAagctttgaaggagatgcctgggtatgcgaaaatgatgaaggacttgatgtcccgaaagtttgatttccaagacttggccacagttactcttactcagacatgtagtgcagtggtgactagaccaattgcaGAAAAGGTGTCTGACCCAAggagctttacaattccatgcactattggtaattttgcttttgctaaagcactgtgtgatctaggggccaacatcaatcttatgcccctggcgatttataagaggctgagcattggaagagctagacccacctctatgttgttgcagctagCTGATAGGACAGTGAAACGACCCTCTGGTATACTGGATGATGTGCTAgttcaggtagggaaatttgtattccctgcagattttgtgatcttagactgcagagtggatgaagagattcccataattttgggaatacCATTCTTGACCACAAGGAGAGCGCTCATTGATTGTGAAAccggggagctcaagatgaggagataa
- the LOC104232111 gene encoding uncharacterized protein, whose amino-acid sequence MSRISHPKRKIEDTIWAASKRLQNYRSRRRRRKYKKSAGGASEKTETESVKNQMFDSADASDIFLENFDVMCDKKDDEDEEDVELQQILFFSAQFHSGKNLNLGLCSKAQGKQVINTRYSVIYGSISTVNSIREKGESSCTYCEICDDAKPPNTLIRGSSCRHYYCEECIRNYIGEKIDEDIKELKCPVSSCKRILDIESLMPKDFLDRVKDAIRETEVLASPLVIECPFLDCTGVLIDDKKRFLIRACPKCWRIFCVMCRDSWHMGMSCVDYKLQLNNIDRQLSLFLWGLRDDDDEEDDTGKGNSLIKIFL is encoded by the coding sequence ATGTCCCGAATTTCGCACCCGAAGCGAAAGATTGAAGACACCATTTGGGCAGCATCAAAAAGGTTGCAGAATTACCGGAGCCGCAGGAGAAGACGTAAATACAAGAAATCTGCGGGCGGCGCCAGTGAGAAAACTGAAACGGAATCAGTAAAAAATCAAATGTTTGATTCAGCTGATGCATCTGATATTTTTTTGGAGAATTTTGATGTTATGTGCGACAAAAAGGacgatgaagatgaagaagatgtagaattACAACAAATTCTGTTCTTCTCAGCGCAGTTCCACTCAGGAAAAAACTTGAACTTGGGATTATGCTCAAAAGCGCAGGGTAAGCAAGTTATAAACACGCGCTATTCTGTTATTTACGGGTCAATTAGCACTGTGAATAGCATTCGCGAAAAGGGGGAATCGTCTTGCACTTATTGTGAAATTTGTGACGATGCGAAACCCCCTAATACGTTGATACGGGGCAGCAGTTGCAGGCACTATTATTGTGAAGAATGCATAAGAAATTATATAGGAGAAAAAATCGATGAAGATATAAAAGAACTGAAATGCCCTGTTTCTAGTTGCAAGAGAATTTTGGATATTGAGTCTTTAATGCCGAAAGATTTTCTCGATCGGGTAAAAGATGCGATCAGAGAAACGGAGGTTTTGGCTTCGCCACTGGTAATCGAATGCCCCTTTTTGGATTGTACAGGGGTTTTGATTGATGATAAAAAGAGGTTTTTGATCCGGGCGTGTCCTAAATGCTGGAGAATATTCTGTGTTATGTGTAGAGATTCATGGCATATGGGAATGTCATGTGTTGATTATAAGTTACAACTTAATAATATTGATAGGCAATTGTCCTTATTCTTGTGGGGATTGCGAGATGATGATGACGAAGAAGATGATACTGGAAAAGGCAATTCCTTGATCAAAATTTTCCTGTGA